Proteins from one Hoplias malabaricus isolate fHopMal1 chromosome 2, fHopMal1.hap1, whole genome shotgun sequence genomic window:
- the b3gnt2a gene encoding N-acetyllactosaminide beta-1,3-N-acetylglucosaminyltransferase 2a isoform X1: MQPALPSQFWHKFNRRNQSLGPDWPESNAFMELTVDVPCSCPSCGDRIRRMQTGRRKTKLLGVMMMINFLIYILVAVCRSYSQDKPDMQPNVPPNTFWKRSEPSVAYWNRKQQHLDHISNPLIASTMSTINSSSQELLQITGWLNYTANTDLCQPDLGMTTQIKDYNSLPSRFKDFLLYMRCRSYPMLTDTPGACSDPPFLLLAIKSLAPHFDRRQAIRESWGRTGIIDNRRVVTVFLLGNTGASDHYPNLSSMVSHESQLYGDLLQWDYRDTFFNLTLKEVLFLEWLGSRCPSAQYIFKGDDDVFVNTHHILRYLGGLSGSVARDLFIGDVITNAGPHRDKRLKYYIPESVFVGSYPPYAGGGGYLYSGEVGQRLRNISRHVTLYPIDDVYTGMCLQKLGLVPEKHKGFRTFNIEEKYRENACAYQSLMLVHPRSPQEMIKIWGWINTPGLNC; this comes from the exons GGACCCGACTGGCCTGAATCCAACGCTTTCATGGAGCTGACCGTCGACGTGCCCTGCTCCTGCCCCAGCT GTGGCGACCGTATCCGTAGGATGCAGACTGGCCGGCGAAAGACGAAGCTCCTGggggtgatgatgatgatcaacTTCCTCATCTACATTCTGGTGGCAGTGTGCCGGAGCTATAGCCAGGACAAACCAGATATGCAACCAAATGTCCCGCCAAATACCTTCTGGAAAAGGTCTGAACCCAGTGTGGCATACTGGAACCGTAAGCAACAGCACTTGGACCACATTTCCAACCCTTTGATTGCTTCTACCATGTCCACCATCAACTCGTCCTCACAGGAGCTCCTGCAGATCACAGGCTGGCTCAACTACACAGCTAACACAGACCTCTGTCAGCCAGACTTGGGGATGACCACGCAGATTAAAGACTATAACTCACTGCCCTCTCGATTCAAGGACTTCCTTTTGTATATGAGATGCAGGTCGTACCCTATGCTAACAGACACGCCTGGTGCTTGCTCAGACCCGCCATTTCTGCTGCTGGCCATTAAGTCTCTGGCACCACATTTTGACCGGCGGCAGGCCATTAGGGAGTCTTGGGGTCGTACAGGTATCATTGATAACCGCCGGGTGGTCACTGTCTTCCTCCTTGGCAACACCGGCGCGAGCGACCACTACCCAAACTTGTCATCGATGGTCAGTCATGAGTCGCAACTCTACGGCGACCTTCTCCAGTGGGACTACCGCGACACCTTCTTCAACCTCACCTTGAAGGAGGTCCTCTTCCTGGAGTGGCTGGGCAGTCGCTGCCCCTCTGCTCAATACATATTCAAAGGCGACGACGACGTCTTCGTCAACACCCACCACATCCTGAGGTACCTCGGCGGTCTCTCAGGGTCCGTGGCTCGGGATTTGTTCATCGGAGATGTGATAACCAATGCCGGACCTCACAGGGACAAGAGGCTGAAGTACTACATACCCGAGAGCGTCTTTGTGGGATCCTATCCTCCCTACGCTGGTGGAGGTGGTTACCTCTACTCAGGTGAAGTGGGGCAGCGCTTAAGGAACATCTCCCGCCATGTGACTCTGTACCCCATTGATGACGTCTACACGGGCATGTGCCTGCAAAAGCTGGGCCTGGTGCCTGAGAAACACAAAGGGTTTAGGACATTCAACATTGAGGAAAAGTACAGAGAGAACGCCTGTGCCTACCAGAGCTTGATGCTGGTGCATCCCAGGAGTCCGCAGGAGATGATTAAAATCTGGGGCTGGATTAACACACCAGGATTGAACTGCTAG
- the b3gnt2a gene encoding N-acetyllactosaminide beta-1,3-N-acetylglucosaminyltransferase 2a isoform X3: MELTVDVPCSCPSCGDRIRRMQTGRRKTKLLGVMMMINFLIYILVAVCRSYSQDKPDMQPNVPPNTFWKRSEPSVAYWNRKQQHLDHISNPLIASTMSTINSSSQELLQITGWLNYTANTDLCQPDLGMTTQIKDYNSLPSRFKDFLLYMRCRSYPMLTDTPGACSDPPFLLLAIKSLAPHFDRRQAIRESWGRTGIIDNRRVVTVFLLGNTGASDHYPNLSSMVSHESQLYGDLLQWDYRDTFFNLTLKEVLFLEWLGSRCPSAQYIFKGDDDVFVNTHHILRYLGGLSGSVARDLFIGDVITNAGPHRDKRLKYYIPESVFVGSYPPYAGGGGYLYSGEVGQRLRNISRHVTLYPIDDVYTGMCLQKLGLVPEKHKGFRTFNIEEKYRENACAYQSLMLVHPRSPQEMIKIWGWINTPGLNC, encoded by the exons ATGGAGCTGACCGTCGACGTGCCCTGCTCCTGCCCCAGCT GTGGCGACCGTATCCGTAGGATGCAGACTGGCCGGCGAAAGACGAAGCTCCTGggggtgatgatgatgatcaacTTCCTCATCTACATTCTGGTGGCAGTGTGCCGGAGCTATAGCCAGGACAAACCAGATATGCAACCAAATGTCCCGCCAAATACCTTCTGGAAAAGGTCTGAACCCAGTGTGGCATACTGGAACCGTAAGCAACAGCACTTGGACCACATTTCCAACCCTTTGATTGCTTCTACCATGTCCACCATCAACTCGTCCTCACAGGAGCTCCTGCAGATCACAGGCTGGCTCAACTACACAGCTAACACAGACCTCTGTCAGCCAGACTTGGGGATGACCACGCAGATTAAAGACTATAACTCACTGCCCTCTCGATTCAAGGACTTCCTTTTGTATATGAGATGCAGGTCGTACCCTATGCTAACAGACACGCCTGGTGCTTGCTCAGACCCGCCATTTCTGCTGCTGGCCATTAAGTCTCTGGCACCACATTTTGACCGGCGGCAGGCCATTAGGGAGTCTTGGGGTCGTACAGGTATCATTGATAACCGCCGGGTGGTCACTGTCTTCCTCCTTGGCAACACCGGCGCGAGCGACCACTACCCAAACTTGTCATCGATGGTCAGTCATGAGTCGCAACTCTACGGCGACCTTCTCCAGTGGGACTACCGCGACACCTTCTTCAACCTCACCTTGAAGGAGGTCCTCTTCCTGGAGTGGCTGGGCAGTCGCTGCCCCTCTGCTCAATACATATTCAAAGGCGACGACGACGTCTTCGTCAACACCCACCACATCCTGAGGTACCTCGGCGGTCTCTCAGGGTCCGTGGCTCGGGATTTGTTCATCGGAGATGTGATAACCAATGCCGGACCTCACAGGGACAAGAGGCTGAAGTACTACATACCCGAGAGCGTCTTTGTGGGATCCTATCCTCCCTACGCTGGTGGAGGTGGTTACCTCTACTCAGGTGAAGTGGGGCAGCGCTTAAGGAACATCTCCCGCCATGTGACTCTGTACCCCATTGATGACGTCTACACGGGCATGTGCCTGCAAAAGCTGGGCCTGGTGCCTGAGAAACACAAAGGGTTTAGGACATTCAACATTGAGGAAAAGTACAGAGAGAACGCCTGTGCCTACCAGAGCTTGATGCTGGTGCATCCCAGGAGTCCGCAGGAGATGATTAAAATCTGGGGCTGGATTAACACACCAGGATTGAACTGCTAG
- the b3gnt2a gene encoding N-acetyllactosaminide beta-1,3-N-acetylglucosaminyltransferase 2a isoform X2 codes for MNQSHLLAGRGFEAKGGDRIRRMQTGRRKTKLLGVMMMINFLIYILVAVCRSYSQDKPDMQPNVPPNTFWKRSEPSVAYWNRKQQHLDHISNPLIASTMSTINSSSQELLQITGWLNYTANTDLCQPDLGMTTQIKDYNSLPSRFKDFLLYMRCRSYPMLTDTPGACSDPPFLLLAIKSLAPHFDRRQAIRESWGRTGIIDNRRVVTVFLLGNTGASDHYPNLSSMVSHESQLYGDLLQWDYRDTFFNLTLKEVLFLEWLGSRCPSAQYIFKGDDDVFVNTHHILRYLGGLSGSVARDLFIGDVITNAGPHRDKRLKYYIPESVFVGSYPPYAGGGGYLYSGEVGQRLRNISRHVTLYPIDDVYTGMCLQKLGLVPEKHKGFRTFNIEEKYRENACAYQSLMLVHPRSPQEMIKIWGWINTPGLNC; via the coding sequence GTGGCGACCGTATCCGTAGGATGCAGACTGGCCGGCGAAAGACGAAGCTCCTGggggtgatgatgatgatcaacTTCCTCATCTACATTCTGGTGGCAGTGTGCCGGAGCTATAGCCAGGACAAACCAGATATGCAACCAAATGTCCCGCCAAATACCTTCTGGAAAAGGTCTGAACCCAGTGTGGCATACTGGAACCGTAAGCAACAGCACTTGGACCACATTTCCAACCCTTTGATTGCTTCTACCATGTCCACCATCAACTCGTCCTCACAGGAGCTCCTGCAGATCACAGGCTGGCTCAACTACACAGCTAACACAGACCTCTGTCAGCCAGACTTGGGGATGACCACGCAGATTAAAGACTATAACTCACTGCCCTCTCGATTCAAGGACTTCCTTTTGTATATGAGATGCAGGTCGTACCCTATGCTAACAGACACGCCTGGTGCTTGCTCAGACCCGCCATTTCTGCTGCTGGCCATTAAGTCTCTGGCACCACATTTTGACCGGCGGCAGGCCATTAGGGAGTCTTGGGGTCGTACAGGTATCATTGATAACCGCCGGGTGGTCACTGTCTTCCTCCTTGGCAACACCGGCGCGAGCGACCACTACCCAAACTTGTCATCGATGGTCAGTCATGAGTCGCAACTCTACGGCGACCTTCTCCAGTGGGACTACCGCGACACCTTCTTCAACCTCACCTTGAAGGAGGTCCTCTTCCTGGAGTGGCTGGGCAGTCGCTGCCCCTCTGCTCAATACATATTCAAAGGCGACGACGACGTCTTCGTCAACACCCACCACATCCTGAGGTACCTCGGCGGTCTCTCAGGGTCCGTGGCTCGGGATTTGTTCATCGGAGATGTGATAACCAATGCCGGACCTCACAGGGACAAGAGGCTGAAGTACTACATACCCGAGAGCGTCTTTGTGGGATCCTATCCTCCCTACGCTGGTGGAGGTGGTTACCTCTACTCAGGTGAAGTGGGGCAGCGCTTAAGGAACATCTCCCGCCATGTGACTCTGTACCCCATTGATGACGTCTACACGGGCATGTGCCTGCAAAAGCTGGGCCTGGTGCCTGAGAAACACAAAGGGTTTAGGACATTCAACATTGAGGAAAAGTACAGAGAGAACGCCTGTGCCTACCAGAGCTTGATGCTGGTGCATCCCAGGAGTCCGCAGGAGATGATTAAAATCTGGGGCTGGATTAACACACCAGGATTGAACTGCTAG